The stretch of DNA AGAAAAACATGGATGTGAAGAAAAGGTTTAGatccaattaaaaaaaacaacaaaaaactgtttgTAGACTCGGTTTCATCGGCTTCTCAGACCCAAACTCCGCTCGGAGGCTACAGCTAGCAGAAACATCACCATCATCGTCATTATGTCGTCATGGTAACTGTCATTgttagggtgggggtggggccatGCAGGGACACAAGCAGAGGGGCGGAGCTAAGCGCTAAATATGTCTATTTTTAGtggtataaaaacataaaaagttcagttttagttttctcATTGATTAAATAAGCTTGACTGACAGGTGAGAGGAGCCAATCAGGGGAGGGAGGAAGTTGAGGGGGCGGGGCTAGCACTTAAATACAAACGGACTTCCTGTACACGTCACACTCGTGGTCGTTCCTCTTTATTTACAAATGTTCATTTGTGGCGGCCATTTTGTGTCAGACGTTCTGTTTTCATACTGACGTCACGATGTAGGAGCCTCGTTCGCCACCGCCGGCACCGCCTCctgctccacctcctcctccgccGGCTCCGCCCTCTCCGCCTTTAGGCTCCCGTTTCTTGGTGACGGGTGTGGGTATGAGTGACGGCCGCGATGGCGTGCTGGAGGACGAAGAGGTGGTGGTTGTGGTGGCGGCGGCGGTGACGTCGGCGCTGCTCTTCCTGGGGCTGGGCGTGTAGTTGAAGGGGCTGACCCTGGCCGCCACGGCGCCGCTGCGCTGCGGAGCGCGCTGCTGcggcggccgctcggccacgggcGGCGGCTTGTCATCCAGGCTCTCGCAGCTCCGCCTCAAATTGAGGTTTGAGgacgaggacgaggaggaggaggggatctTTGAGGGGGCGGGGCTGTCAATGATGGGCGGGGCGTTGGCGGCGGTGGGCGAGCGGGCGGAGCAGGAGGACGAGGAGCGCGGGTTGTTGACGGGACAGTCCTCCAGACGCACCCACACGTCCTCTGACTTGTCgctgaagctccgcccacccgcTGAGTCCCCGCCGCTCTTGGCCTTCCTCCACGTGCCCTTTGACCTCACAGCGCTCTCCTCCTCGCTCCGCCCCTTCTCGCTGGACTCCGACGATGCCGATAGAACCGACGAAGAACTCCCTGTCCGCTTCCACGTTCCAACGCGCGGTAAGGACGTCGAGTGTTTGCTGCCGCCGCcgccagctcctcctcctccgctgCTGTTTTCTCGTTTCCACGTGCCGGTGCGGCTGAACCGTGACGATGTCACTTCCTGGGGGCGTGACGGGCTCTCAGAGTGGGAGCGGTTGACGTCCTGTCTCCGGTTGGACGGCGGCAGCGGCGTGTCGGGGCTGGTTGGGGACTCCAGCGCGGCGGCGGCGGCCGACTCCTCCAGCTTCCTCTTCAGCGTCGGACTCGGAGCCTCTTTGATGAAGGTTGATTGACGGACGAGTGCTGGAGGTTTCTCAGACTCCGCCTTCTGTTTCTTGGTGTTTGCGGCGCTGTTGACGCGGGAGGCGGACTCGCTGCGGGGGATGCCGCCGCTCCGGCCTGCTGTGCTCTGTTTGTTCAGTCTGGgcgctgatgatgatgatgatgcgcTTCCTGGAGAGGCGGTGCGTGGAAGCTGGGACAGTTTTGTGGCTTTCTGAGTGGAGGAACGAGAAGGGGTGGAGTCCCTGGAGGACCCGCCTCCCCGCTCGGCGCTGTCACTACTTCCTGGAGCTTTGGGCATGGCGGCGGCTCTGGGTTTGCTCCGCCCCCTGGCTGCAGGCTCCGCCCTGGGCTTGCCGGTGATCAGACTGCGGTAGACCTTCTTGCCGCCCCTCACGGCCTtggctgcctcctcctcctcctcctcctccttcttcttcttggcCTCCAGCGTGCTGCGCTCACCCGGCTTCAGGATCTTGGCGCCCCGCTTCACCgccaccctcctcctccccctcctcttcctcctcttctgcgTTGTTGTTGGTGGCCGGCGGTAAGCGGAACGGGGATCCGACGGACTTCAGAGACAGCACCGAGTCGGAGTCTGAGGACGGCTGGCGGGACAGTGAGGAGgcggcagcggcggcggcggcgttgAGGCTGCTGACAATGGAGTTAGCGCCTTCTTGAATGGCCTTCCAATCAAAGGACTCTGAGTCCGGGGAGGCGGGACTCCTGGGGGCCTCCGTCGGCTCCTCCTCTGCCAGGATGCCCTCCTCTGCTTTAGGAGCAGGAAGTGTTGTGGCGGCGGGCACAGGGTGGGCGGcggccttcttcttcttctttggcaTCGCAGAACTAATACACTCCTGCAGAAGATCGTCTTCTGAGTCGATGCTCAGAGAGCTGAGCGACGAGTTCCTGGAGAAGCAGACGGGCGTGTCCTCCACATGAAAGGCTTTAGGGGCGTAGCCAGTGGCGGCCGGTGGGCGGGGCTTTGATTCGGGTTGTGGCGGAGGAGGGGGTGGAGACTTGGCGGCGGTGGCGGCAGCGTCTTGCTGGTCAGGTGGCGGTGGCGGCGGAGCGAACTCTTTGTTGTTGTTCTCTTGATCAATGTCACTTAGCGAGCTGAGGGAGGAGTTTCTGGAGAAGCAGACGGGCGTGTCCTCGATGGCAAACTTCTGCTTCTCATCTGTCGCCGTCTGATTGGTCGGCGGCTTGGTTCGGGGGAAAACCGCTGCCGTCTGCTGCTTCCTCTTCCTGACTTCCTCTTCTTTGCTCTTCTTCTCTTCGTCCTTCTCGACGCCATCCTCTTCGTCAAAGTCCAGTGAGCTCAGTGAGTCGTTGCGTGAGAAGCAGCAGGGCGTGCCCTCGATGGGCGTGTAGTGTCTGGGAGAGTCGAAGGCGAAGCCCGGTTTGGGTTTGACCGCTGTTGCTGCGGCAACACCATACGGGGTCCGCTGAGGCATGGGCTTCACTGGAGACGTGggtttcttcttctgctgctgcgggCCGAGTGGGGGCGGCActggaggaggaagtggaggggGGAGGGGTGGGGCCTGCAGGTGTTCTCCGTTGGCAGTGGCTCTGATTGGCTTCCTGGGTTTGGCTTTGGGCATGGCAGCGCTGATGCACTCTGCCAGGATGTCATCTCCATTCTCGCCCTCAGGAAGTCCCGCCCGCTTTCTCTGGGTGGAGGTGGGCGGGGCTACAGGCATGACGGTGGCCGCTCCCGCTTCCTCATTGGGCGGGGAGTCGATGGTGAGGTCACTGAGCGAGGTGGCGGTGGAGAAGTTCAGGGGCGTTCCCTCCACGCAGTACACCCGAGGCACCTCCTCTGGTGGGGGGGGCACGTCCTTCCTCTGCTGTGACTGGGCACGGTTCTGAGGAGGGAGGAGCTTGTAGACAGGAAGCTGGCTGGGTTTCCGTGGGGCCGCTTGTTGCGGCTTCTTTGGTTTCCGTGACGACTTGGGCATGGCCATGTTGATGCACTGCTCCAAGATCTCGatgtcgtcgtcgtcgtccgaTTCGTCAAGGATCTGCTTGGCCGCCTCCTCTTTCCTTTCGGAccgcccctccccctcctcctctttctttttcttcatctctgCAGCAATGTATGGCTCATCCAGACTGAGCGCGCTCAAACTGGACGCCCGTGAGAAGCCGTGCGGCGTGCTCTCGGTGGCGAAGTGCAGCAGAACGTCGGCGCTGCTTTCCTCCTCgtcctttttcttcactttctcctcctctttcacaGCCTGTGGTGGCGGAGGCAGCGGAGGGGGCGGGGTCTTGGCGCGGCTCGGCGGCATCGTCTGTCCCGGACTGTCGGGCAGGTCGCTGGGGCTCACCACGCCGCTCGGCACGCCGCTGCACGGCTCGCTGGAGCGCACAGAGCTGGCaatggaggaggtggagaaacTGTCCAGGGAACTGACCGACGTGCAGCGGCTGAACATCAGCGGCGTTTCCTGAGCGTACGGTGGCTCCGGCGGGCTTTTAGGGGTTCGGACGCCAGATGACGATGTcacgtggtggtggtggtggtggtgatgggcgtgaccgtggtggtggtggtgacctCGCCGTCCCCGTGAGGACGGGGCGGCAGCCGTCTGGCTCTCCGCCTCCTTCTGCtgtcgctgctgctgctgttcatgTGCGTCTTTTTCGCTAACAGGAAGTGTCGGGTAGTCGTTTCCGCCGCCGCCGATGACGCTGCcgcctctcctcttcctcccgaTGACATCACTGTCCTCCTCATCCTCTGACGACAGCGAGGAAAGAGAGCTGCCTCTGGAGAAGCAGATGGGCGTGTCCTCCACACAGTACGTCTGTGTCGACTCCTGGTTGTTCTTTGGCACCGCCCGATTGGCGGGTGGAGGAGGGGGGCGGAGCTTACCGGCGGAAGAGGGTGGAGGTGGGGGAGTGAGGGAGCGGCAGACTCCTTTCGGGAGGCGTCTGTGCCGTACTTCAGACTGTAGTCTATTGGCTGCTCGGTGGCCGGGTCAGCACCGTAGTTTGATGTTGCTGTGACGACAACATAGCGTTGGGGTTGGACCGAGCTGATGCGACCACTGCTCGTCACGGTGTCGGCGGCGTCGTTCCTCCGTCTCAAACGGGCGTCCTGCTCGTCGTCCTCATCGCTCTCGATGCCGCCGCGGTGACTCGGACTCTGTCTCCCAGAGTTCAGCTGTTCGTCCGAGTATTTCAGGCTGTAATTGATGGGCGTGTCCAGCTCCGCCCCGTCGTCATCCGCCATGTGGTTGGCGCTGCGGATCTTATGTGCCAGATCGGCCGGGTACTTCCTGTAGACGCAGCACTTGTTGGCGCCGCTCTCGTCCGATGAGTAGAAGGGCTCGGCAGATGGTTTGGTCTTGCCGCGGTTGCCATATCCGTCGGCGCTCGTCACGCTGTTCAGGCTGTCACTGGACGCTCGGACACTGGGCGGGAACACCGGCCGTCCATAGACCGCCTCCTCGCTTGTCCTCTTTGATCCGTCTCCATTTTTTGGGCTCGACAACACCGGTGTGTTGGCATACGAGCGTGTGGTGGCCCCTCCTCCTCCGGCGCCATTACAGCCCCTCCCCTTCCTGTGTGCGGCCTTGGGGCTCAGGTTATCGATGTTGTCGAATGTCTCTGACAGCTGCTGTGCGTCCAGCTCCTCGAATAACGCCTTCTGCTTGCGTGCGTGTAATGATGGGGCTCCGGCGCCCGGTGACACCACGCTGGCGTCCTTGTATCGCGCCGGTCGGTTGGCCATCAGGTTCCGCAGGGCAGCGGCGCTACCCATGGCGATCATCTTGTGGCGCGAGTGGATTAGGTTCCGCAGCATGCCCACGGCGCCCAGTTCCCACAATGCCTCTTGGTCTTTGGCGTCCCGGGCAGACAGGTTCCAGAGCGTGCCGCAGGCGTTGGACACGATGGTCAGACTGTGAGACTTCAGGTGCTGCAGAAGCGTCGGCAGGCAGCCATGTTCCCGCAGAATCTGCCTGGAAGACAAAAAGCAGGACAACTTTTAATCCCATGAGACCTGTGCTGTTGATGTTTATTTGTTGtggttcttttgttgttgtttacctgtgaGCCTCATTGGTGGCGATCAGACTGGACACGTTCCTCAGGATGCCGCCGCCGCTCTCAATGATGGCCAGAGTGTTGGTGTGGCTGCGATGCGTCAGCGTTCCCACCAGGAAGGCCAGCGCTCCGTCCACCGCGCAGATATCGGCCTTGTTCTCCGTACAGTGAGCCGACAGGTTCCAGAGCGCGCTCAGTACAGACTTCAGGGTCGACTCCTGAtggaggaagagaaagaaaacCAAGATCAGAAACAAATAAGACTGAGACGAATAACAGGAGCTGATTATAATAAACAAATACGACAAAAAAGGGGAAGAATGAGGTTACAcatatttatattattcaaagaggaaagaaacaaagaaaaacattaaatcagtgatattattctttttctttaactgttcttcttccttttccctcatttccctgtgctctccataaactgtaaatgctctgcttggctctgaattcttcattcattcaactccacaggtccatctgcaacactatttatgactaatgacaccacaaaggtggtttggagcgctggccctttaaatgcacaggagacacttcaggccccgcccccctccaggtgattggctgtgctgctctgtcccattcaaccgacaactgaacatttgaggtaatgggctccaagtttggacagattttcagtctggactacaactgctgatgacgacaaacaattttggagaaaactggagaaatgtgGAACTGAAGCCTGGACCTGAAATGAGCAACTGAGGAgatggaaccagttagagaggcaactaattagagacggaaccagttagagatgcaactaattagagacggaacagTTAGAGATGCAACTAATTAGAGgcggaaccagttagagatgcaactaattagagacggaaccagttagagacgcaactaatgaagaaggaaccagttagagaggcaactaattataaaaggaaccagttagagaggcaactaattatagatggaaccagttagaggcaactaattatagatggaaccagttagagaggcaactaattatagatggaaccagttagagaggcaactaattatagacagaaccagttagagaggcaactaattatagatggaaccagttagagaggcaactaattatagacagaaccagttagagaggcaactaattatagacagaaccagttagagacgcaactaattataaaaggaaccagttagagaggcaactaattatagatggaaccagttagagaggcaactaattataaaaggaaccagttagagacgcaactaattatagacggaaccagttagagaggcaactaattatagacggaaccagttagagaggcaactaattatagatggaaccagttagagaggcaactaattatagatggaaccagttagagaggcaactaattatagacggaaccagttagagaggcaactaattatagatggaaccagttagagaggcaactaattatagatggaaccagttagagacggaATTAATTATAAAAGGAattcaaatgaaagaaaacaaacaaaaagcgagcaaaataatgaaaaaaatgaacaaaactgaacagaaatcgacaaaataatcacaaaaatgaacaaaaccgatatgtgcaaatgtcgtaactatTTATAGATGGAACTAACAACTAAGAAATTTGTGAGAATTTGAATTTgagagaaaaagaacaaaaatcgagcaaaataatggaaaaaaatgaccaaaaccgaacaaaaattgagtaaaataatgaaaaaaaaaaaaagaaccaaaccgatatgtgcaaatgttgtaactagttacagatggaacaaattcagcaggaattcaaacaggtagaaatccagtggatttttgtccaaatgagtcGACAGAGTTGATCATCAgctgagggttcaaattccaactgtctgaactattagggaccaaatacacaaagaaatgaagcccaGACTAAGAACAGAGGGTTTAGACAAACAGGAACTATTTAAGTGAAATTAGAATTAAGTCTGAACTGATTTTGaacatgaaataaacaaaaatcctGGAAATTATGGTTAAATATCAAGTCTTTTCCTCTAATAACATTGTGTGGTGTTGCTTTAAACTGATGTTTTcgtattttacatatttattgtcCGGTTTAAAACATgacttaattaaattaattccaaaATCATCTGATTTAATAAGTGATGATGAGGAGATTTAGAAATACTTCATGTTATTCCATGTTGAACAGATATACTGGTTTGTGTCCACATGCAGGACGCCGTCTCACTGGGAGGACACAGGACTGACCTTCTGGACTTCCAGAGCACAACCCATCAGCGCTCGGACACTGCCCACTTCACGCAACGTCTTCTTACTGTTGACATCGGCTCGCCACGACAGATTCCTAAGGAcactggctatgacctgaaaacagacagaacactgaCTATCACCTGAAAAAAGACAGAACACTGACTATCacctgaaaacagacagaacactggCTATCacctgaaaacagacagaacactgaaaacagacagaacactgaCTATCacctgaaaacagacagaacactggCTATCACTTGAAAACGGACAGAacactgaaaacagacagaacactgaCTATCACCTGAAAAGAGACAGAACACTGTCTATCACTTGAAAACGGACAGAACACTGGCTATCACctgaaaacagacacacaaacactcagaAACACACCGTTGTTGTGGAAACCGCTGTGCTCACCTGTTGCAGGTCTTCACTTTCAGACTTCAGCTGGGCGACCATCGCTCTCATGCAGCCCTTCATGGAGCACAGCGTGGCCTGATGGGTAAAAAAATACACCACTTTAATCTGTTTCCTTAACCTTTTGATGTGTGAATTATAGGaaccttaaagattttttttttcctgagtgttttattcctctttagacatggaaaaaaacaatgtaattaaattttttttaatgaacctattttttatggagttacaaaaatgtccactcagctggacaccctgcgtttaatttttgaagcaaagaaacatgtatttaaaacatagtaagagaaagtgataaactgtgtgaaaactatgaaataaaaacatttaaatgcagctaatctgatgttttctcacattttatcatactctaatactagttgttactcacttcatggagataatatgcaaaaaaaactgttagtttaagaaaactgttaattacagtctaataactagcaattatttacactcaaacatgtaactgcagatcaggtttattaagaacagcaaagttacagtaattgcatGAATTggagtgtatgagatggtgcataagtgtccactgtgttggctgatatggaactaaaacaaaacccatgaatatacaagagaacagctggagaagaactgtccactggagtgactgttatgtgtgaaagggttaacaccTGGTTCAGAGTGTTTTCTGGACAGAGGCAGGTTTTCTCCTCACCTTATTGGCCACGTCTCCGAAGGTGAGGTTGGTGAGCGCCATGCCTGCGTAGCGGCGCAGCGTAACACTGTAGTGGTCGCTGCTGAGGCCGAACATCTCACAGTCCACCTGCAGCAGCTCAGCCACCGCCTGCAGACCACCTGCAGGGATACAAAACCCACAGGATCAAAACCCCACCCCTCTGATAAACGACACATGAAGACGCAGTAAAAGCAACGGTGAACCATGACTgtgtttaaaccagggctgtcaaacaggcgtccctccaaaggttccagtccgacccctgggatgaatttgcaaagtgcataaattccacagtccaggctgtggaactcattttagtgtgggttccacatccagaccaatctgatctgcagtcaaataataacagcagaagaacccacacaaaagaatgactgcagatttactactgggtttgatggaaaaaaataatattacattatgtctgtaaataatgacaacttcaaatattttgtctttcagtgcaaaaaataacactgtgtccaTCTGGTAAATGAGGCCATGTTGAACACTTCCCCTCAACTCAACAAAACAGGAAAAGGGCCGATAATCCAACACCTCATTACAGCCTTTTTTCTGGATCTAAAGTCAAACGGTAACATAATAACTTAGaagtaatgacaaccccacattttgcccttggtttaatgcaaaaaagtCAAAGTGcatcatgaaaatattgacatttttcacatcaagttgtgaataacctgaacagatatgcacaacttgaaatttctacagaaaaatcagtgtagtaGTACCAGTATTCtccctgttcctaaatgttttgtgtatttatagacccACTGTCATCTGTACGTTGTGTTCAAACTCAGCTCAGACAtaaaattgttgaaattacagtttttttttctgaatacatacttgttttcactctaaaacagttaaatgttattattttactgtcttgggcccagttgagatcaaattggccgtatgtggaacctgaactaaaatgtcagGATATCACCATAGTAACTACAGTGTGTCTAATGGGAGGGAATCGCCATAGCAACAACAACCCACAGAACCCCACTGTAAAGGTAGGCTTCTGTTTGTAGATGGAATGTTGGAATGTATGTTTGGAGACAGACCCAGCTCGTTCATGGCATGGCGGTGTTCCTCATCGAAGGACAGTTTCATCAGGACGCAGACGGCCGGACAGATCTGATGCTCCACCGGGGACGGCACTGCACacacagaggcatgatgggtaaaaaAAAAGCTTGTGTTTTCAgcacacaatgacagtaaaggccattctattctattctgttctgttctattctattctattctattccattctgttctattctgttctattctgttctattctattctattctattctaattaaactataaatacattttctaGGTGACAGGACGTTGGACAGATCAGGTTTCAGTTTTGGGTCTTGCGTGAACATCCATTGACCCCGCCTATGTGTGATTGGTCAGTACTCGGTGCGTCTGTGTCTGATTGGTCAGTAGTGGGTGACATCACTCACTGGGGTTGTCCTCCTGGTCGACGCCCCTCTCGTGGTTCTCCTGCCAGCTCCAACAGGACTCACAGTAATGGCGTACTTGCTCCAGCAGGTGGAGCACCCGGATCTCCCGGCGGCCCCTCTTGTCGTCGGGCTGGCTGTGTACGATGTTGTGCAGCGCCGCCGACGCCCTGGCACGAGCCTCTTTACTGCCACGAGAGTTACCTGGACGACATGATCAGGTGAGAGGACGCACTGCAGGGAAACTCTGCGATTGTACATCTGGCAGCGCTAAGAACAATCGTAACCTTTGATGCTACATTTCAATGCAAAACGTCTGAGAAACCAgcggttacctagcaacagagaGTCCTTGTCGTTGCCGTGCAGCAGCTGGATGAGCAGCGGGAGGCAGCCGGACTGACGCATGGCGATGCACGAGTCTTGTGAACTGGACATGGCGAGCAGCGTCCGCGACATGTCGTCTTTATCGTGAGTTCCCAACATGGACAGAAGGCTGTACACCATCTCCACCTGCAGGGGGCGACACAGCGCAGGACTCtgaacatttattcatttattttctcaaTATTTGtacaaacggggggggggggtagggggCTTGTCTTTGCACTTGTGTGTTACCGGGTAGAACCACTGACCTTGGTTCCTAGGTGACTGGTGATTCGTCGAG from Sphaeramia orbicularis unplaced genomic scaffold, fSphaOr1.1, whole genome shotgun sequence encodes:
- the LOC115416134 gene encoding LOW QUALITY PROTEIN: adenomatous polyposis coli protein-like (The sequence of the model RefSeq protein was modified relative to this genomic sequence to represent the inferred CDS: inserted 2 bases in 2 codons; deleted 1 base in 1 codon), producing MAAASYDQLLRQVEVLKMENSNLRQELQDNSNHLTKLETEASNMKEVLKQLQGTIEEDSGEASGSQLELIERLKEMSLDSAGFKPRARPPXPPSSSSSSTSSGSAAPAGAAGGSAAAGPSAATAFPRRGLPSAGRDSHDRCLEELEKERSLLLAELEKEEKEKDWYYAQLQNLTKRIDSLPLTENFTLQTDMSRRQLEFEARQIRSAMEEQLGSCQEMERRAQARVSRIQQIEKDILRLGARLQVEEAQGPGDASGLAATQSSGSRLDHEPANETSYSVPRRITSHLGTKVEMVYSLLSMLGTHDKDDMSRTLLAMSSSQDSCIAMRQSGCLPLLIQLLHGNDKDSLLLGNSRGSKEARARASAALHNIVHSQPDDKRGRREIRVLHLLEQVRHYCESCWSWQENHERGVDQEDNPMPSPVEHQICPAVCVLMKLSFDEEHRHAMNELGGLQAVAELLQVDCEMFGLSSDHYSVTLRRYAGMALTNLTFGDVANKATLCSMKGCMRAMVAQLKSESEDLQQVIASVLRNLSWRADVNSKKTLREVGSVRALMGCALEVQKESTLKSVLSALWNLSAHCTENKADICAVDGALAFLVGTLTHRSHTNTLAIIESGGGILRNVSSLIATNEAHRQILREHGCLPTLLQHLKSHSLTIVSNACGTLWNLSARDAKDQEALWELGAVGMLRNLIHSRHKMIAMGSAAALRNLMANRPARYKDASVVSPGAGAPSLHARKQKALFEELDAQQLSETFDNIDNLSPKAAHRKGRGCNGAGGGGATTRSYANTPVLSSPKNGDGSKRTSEEAVYGRPVFPPSVRASSDSLNSVTSADGYGNRGKTKPSAEPFYSSDESGANKCCVYRKYPADLAHKIRSANHMADDDGAELDTPINYSLKYSDEQLNSGRQSPSHRGGIESDEDDEQDARLRRRNDAADTVTSSGRISSVQPQRYVVVTATSNYGADPATEQPIDYSLKYGTDASRKESAAPSLXPPPPSSAGKLRPPPPPANRAVPKNNQESTQTYCVEDTPICFSRGSSLSSLSSEDEEDSDVIGRKRRGGSVIGGGGNDYPTLPVSEKDAHEQQQQRQQKEAESQTAAAPSSRGRRGHHHHHGHAHHHHHHHHVTSSSGVRTPKSPPEPPYAQETPLMFSRCTSVSSLDSFSTSSIASSVRSSEPCSGVPSGVVSPSDLPDSPGQTMPPSRAKTPPPPLPPPPQAVKEEEKVKKKDEEESSADVLLHFATESTPHGFSRASSLSALSLDEPYIAAEMKKKKEEEGEGRSERKEEAAKQILDESDDDDDIEILEQCINMAMPKSSRKPKKPQQAAPRKPSQLPVYKLLPPQNRAQSQQRKDVPPPPEEVPRVYCVEGTPLNFSTATSLSDLTIDSPPNEEAGAATVMPVAPPTSTQRKRAGLPEGENGDDILAECISAAMPKAKPRKPIRATANGEHLQAPPLPPPLPPPVPPPLGPQQQKKKPTSPVKPMPQRTPYGVAAATAVKPKPGFAFDSPRHYTPIEGTPCCFSRNDSLSSLDFDEEDGVEKDEEKKSKEEEVRKRKQQTAAVFPRTKPPTNQTATDEKQKFAIEDTPVCFSRNSSLSSLSDIDQENNNKEFAPPPPPPDQQDAAATAAKSPPPPPPQPESKPRPPAATGYAPKAFHVEDTPVCFSRNSSLSSLSIDSEDDLLQECISSAMPKKKKKAAAHPVPAATTLPAPKAEEGILAEEEPTEAPRSPASPDSESFDWKAIQEGANSIVSSLNAAAAAAASSLSRQPSSDSDSVLSLKSVGSPFRLPPATNNNAEEEEEEGERRVAVKRGAKILKPGERSTLEAKKKKEEEEEEEAAKAVRGGKKVYRSLITGKPRAEPAARGRSKPRAAAMPKAPGSSDSAERGGGSSRDSTPSRSSTQKATKLSQLPRTASPGSASSSSSAPRLNKQSTAGRSGGIPRSESASRVNSAANTKKQKAESEKPPALVRQSTFIKEAPSPTLKRKLEESAAAAALESPTSPDTPLPPSNRRQDVNRSHSESPSRPQEVTSSRFSRTGTWKRENSSGGGGAGGGGSKHSTSLPRVGTWKRTGSSSSVLSASSESSEKGRSEEESAVRSKGTWRKAKSGGDSAGGRSFSDKSEDVWVRLEDCPVNNPRSSSSCSARSPTAANAPPIIDSPAPSKIPSSSSSSSSNLNLRRSCESLDDKPPPVAERPPQQRAPQRSGAVAARVSPFNYTPSPRKSSADVTAAATTTTTSSSSSTPSRPSLIPTPVTKKREPKGGEGGAGGGGGGAGGGAGGGERGSYIVTSV